One Desulfovibrio sp. Fe33 DNA segment encodes these proteins:
- a CDS encoding chemotaxis protein CheW: protein MRTEVEGIIDVDEDEVDQELTQLVTFSIGDEEFGVNILQVQEIIRTMEITNVPRAPEFVEGVINLRGKVIPIVDMRRRFGLKSKEHDKYTRIIVIEIDMIIVGFVVDSVSEVLRIPASSVQPPPPVVAGMDADYIDGVGKLDDRLLILLDLDSLLDNEEKEALGTV from the coding sequence ATGAGAACGGAAGTCGAAGGCATCATCGACGTCGATGAGGACGAGGTCGATCAGGAATTGACCCAACTGGTGACTTTCAGCATCGGCGACGAGGAATTCGGGGTCAACATCCTTCAGGTCCAGGAGATCATCCGGACCATGGAGATCACCAATGTCCCCCGGGCGCCGGAGTTTGTCGAGGGCGTCATCAACCTGCGCGGCAAGGTCATTCCCATCGTGGACATGCGCCGCCGCTTCGGGCTCAAGTCCAAGGAGCACGACAAGTACACCCGAATCATCGTCATCGAGATCGACATGATTATCGTCGGTTTTGTTGTGGATTCCGTGTCCGAGGTCCTGCGCATTCCGGCCAGTTCGGTTCAGCCGCCGCCGCCCGTGGTGGCCGGCATGGACGCCGATTACATAGACGGCGTGGGCAAGCTGGACGATCGGCTCCTCATCCTGCTCGACCTGGATTCGCTCCTCGACAACGAGGAAAAGGAAGCCTTGGGCACCGTCTAG
- a CDS encoding UDP-glucose dehydrogenase family protein, whose translation MNVCIVGTGYVGLVSAACFAEMGNNIFCVDVNPKVVETLESGKVHIYEPGLEDLVRRNTKQGRLHFTTDLGEGMKDAEVVFITVGTPCGDDGSCDLRYVDAVAAEIGQKMTSPKIVVDKSTVPVGTADRVRGIIAAELEKRGESIHFDVVSNPEFLKEGDAVNDFMKPDRVIVGTGDEKSAKTIKALYAPFARSREKLIVMGVRSAEMTKYAANCMLATKISFINEVANICERVGADVSEVRAGIGSDSRIGYSFIYPGVGYGGSCFPKDVKALIGTAAEHGYDAKLIRSVDEVNNAQKRVLAEKIKAYFEPQGGVAGRTLALWGIAFKANTDDIREASSVEVIKDLTALGMKVKAFDPVANDRARAEVGHIENLEILDDQYAVLEGADALAVVTDWNQFRNPDFDLIKKSLTAPLIFDGRNLYLPERMGKAGFAYFSIGRTPVK comes from the coding sequence ATGAACGTGTGCATTGTTGGCACCGGGTACGTGGGACTAGTGTCCGCGGCCTGTTTTGCCGAAATGGGAAACAATATTTTCTGCGTGGACGTCAATCCCAAGGTTGTGGAAACTCTGGAGAGCGGCAAGGTCCATATCTATGAGCCCGGCCTTGAGGATCTGGTCAGGCGCAACACCAAGCAGGGCCGTCTGCATTTCACCACCGACCTGGGCGAGGGAATGAAGGATGCCGAAGTGGTCTTCATCACCGTCGGCACTCCCTGCGGCGATGACGGCTCCTGCGATCTGCGTTACGTTGACGCCGTGGCCGCCGAGATCGGCCAGAAGATGACTTCTCCGAAGATCGTGGTGGACAAGTCCACCGTGCCCGTCGGCACCGCCGACCGGGTGCGCGGGATCATCGCGGCCGAACTCGAAAAGCGGGGGGAGTCCATTCATTTTGACGTGGTGTCCAACCCCGAGTTCCTTAAGGAAGGCGACGCGGTCAACGATTTCATGAAGCCGGACCGGGTGATCGTGGGTACCGGCGACGAGAAATCGGCCAAGACCATCAAGGCCTTGTACGCGCCTTTCGCCCGCAGCCGCGAGAAGCTCATCGTCATGGGTGTGCGCTCAGCCGAGATGACCAAGTACGCGGCCAACTGCATGTTGGCCACAAAGATATCTTTCATTAATGAAGTGGCCAACATCTGCGAACGGGTGGGGGCGGATGTCTCGGAGGTCCGCGCGGGCATCGGTTCCGACTCCCGCATCGGCTATTCCTTTATCTACCCCGGCGTGGGGTATGGCGGGTCCTGCTTTCCCAAGGACGTGAAAGCGCTCATCGGCACGGCCGCCGAGCACGGCTACGACGCCAAGCTCATTCGCTCCGTGGACGAGGTCAACAACGCCCAGAAGCGGGTGCTGGCCGAGAAGATAAAAGCCTACTTCGAGCCGCAGGGCGGCGTGGCGGGGCGGACTCTCGCCCTTTGGGGCATTGCCTTCAAGGCCAATACCGACGACATCCGCGAGGCTTCGTCCGTCGAGGTCATCAAGGACCTGACCGCGCTCGGCATGAAGGTCAAGGCCTTCGACCCCGTCGCCAACGACCGCGCCCGTGCGGAGGTCGGCCATATCGAGAATCTCGAAATACTGGACGACCAGTACGCCGTGCTGGAAGGTGCGGACGCCTTGGCAGTGGTTACGGATTGGAACCAGTTCCGCAACCCGGATTTCGACCTCATCAAGAAATCCCTGACCGCGCCGCTGATTTTCGACGGCCGCAACCTGTACCTGCCCGAGCGTATGGGCAAGGCAGGGTTCGCCTACTTCTCCATCGGCCGTACACCCGTGAAATAG
- a CDS encoding pyridoxine 5'-phosphate synthase codes for MPVLVVNVDHVATLRQARMGIEPEPVTAAYMAEQAGATGIIVHLREDRRHIQDRDVRLIKETCNTRLHLEMAATKEMQGIALDIEPEMVCLVPEKRKELTTEGGLNCIGRETELRDFLAPIHEKGIRASLFIDADPKQIEAAVATGAEFIEIHTGHYSDAKEYRQRGVELDKILKSITLAKGVGLKVNLGHGLNYRNILSFKNVSGISEYSIGHSIMARAIYVGLDRAVRDMAELVRTFTD; via the coding sequence ATGCCGGTACTCGTTGTCAACGTCGATCATGTGGCCACCCTGCGCCAGGCCAGAATGGGCATCGAACCCGAACCCGTGACTGCCGCCTACATGGCCGAACAGGCCGGGGCCACGGGCATCATCGTCCACCTGCGCGAAGACCGCCGCCACATTCAGGATCGAGACGTCAGACTGATAAAGGAGACCTGCAACACCCGGCTGCACCTGGAAATGGCCGCCACCAAAGAGATGCAGGGCATCGCCCTGGACATCGAACCAGAAATGGTCTGCCTGGTGCCGGAAAAGAGAAAGGAGCTGACCACCGAAGGCGGCCTGAACTGCATCGGCCGCGAAACGGAACTCCGGGACTTTCTGGCCCCCATCCATGAAAAGGGCATACGCGCCAGCCTGTTTATCGACGCCGATCCCAAGCAGATCGAGGCGGCCGTGGCCACCGGCGCGGAGTTCATCGAAATCCACACCGGGCACTACTCCGACGCCAAGGAATACAGGCAGCGCGGTGTGGAGCTGGACAAAATTCTCAAGAGTATCACCCTGGCTAAAGGCGTGGGGCTCAAAGTCAACCTCGGCCACGGACTGAACTACCGCAACATTCTGAGTTTCAAGAATGTTTCCGGAATCAGCGAATATTCCATCGGCCACTCCATCATGGCCCGGGCCATCTATGTGGGCCTGGACCGCGCCGTCCGGGACATGGCCGAACTCGTCAGGACCTTCACGGACTAG
- a CDS encoding holo-[acyl-carrier-protein] synthase, whose protein sequence is MIKGTGLDLAELDRIRNLWDRYGRRFAARILTERELAQLPAKNPAPRLAALFAGKEAAVKALGTGFAGGVHFKCVEILHLESGKPEIRFLGEGKAVCERLGVTGAHVSLTHSRDTAAAVVILEG, encoded by the coding sequence ATGATAAAGGGAACCGGCCTCGACCTGGCGGAGCTGGACCGCATCCGGAATCTCTGGGACCGGTACGGCCGCAGGTTCGCCGCCAGGATTCTGACCGAACGCGAACTGGCCCAGCTCCCCGCGAAGAACCCCGCGCCCAGACTGGCTGCGCTGTTCGCGGGTAAGGAAGCGGCGGTCAAGGCGCTCGGCACGGGATTCGCCGGGGGAGTTCATTTCAAATGCGTGGAAATCCTCCACCTCGAAAGCGGCAAGCCCGAAATCCGATTCCTTGGAGAGGGAAAGGCCGTATGCGAACGCCTCGGCGTAACCGGAGCGCACGTGTCCCTGACCCACTCCCGTGACACCGCCGCCGCCGTCGTGATATTGGAAGGATAG
- a CDS encoding NAD(P)H-hydrate dehydratase produces the protein MLLPLPTPAEMTVWDRETTHTIGIPGITLMESASREAVNVLLEEHGAVDGAVVHCFAGSGNNGGDAFAAARHLLDLGAEVTVFHTRPKKGYRGETRTNLRWAQKLGIPLIHLSGTDLDALPQPDIIVDGLLGTGFQGTLREDVLGIVRAINRLGQRAFVLSVDIPSGLNGLTGRPQPDAVRADATATFQSPKLGLVMPEAAPFTGALHVCPIGIPLKVQEDNPVRHHLITGRIMETLPAPVRDMHKGKAGHVLVVGGSFGLTGAPHLAALAALRSGAGLATVACPAGLADAVKGGSPDIMTLPLGRDVAWTRDMADAVKTELHRFDAVVIGPGLGREPDAMALALDLTASCDAPMVVDADALFALAAFPEHLKALPETSVLTPHPGEMARLLGLETSEVQSDRLEAADRFLAECDATLVLKGAGTLVADRGMACVSPFAEPNLSVGGSGDVLSGVIGALLAGGLPPLHAACAGVFWHGLAGRALKHEFPARGNLASEIANMLPNAAASFTKELETC, from the coding sequence ATGCTGCTGCCTCTTCCGACCCCGGCCGAAATGACCGTATGGGACAGGGAAACCACCCACACCATCGGCATTCCCGGCATCACCCTCATGGAATCCGCCAGCCGCGAAGCCGTCAACGTTCTGCTTGAAGAGCACGGCGCGGTGGACGGAGCCGTGGTCCACTGCTTCGCCGGGTCCGGCAACAACGGCGGCGACGCCTTTGCCGCGGCCCGCCATCTCCTCGACCTCGGCGCGGAAGTCACCGTCTTTCACACACGTCCCAAGAAAGGGTACCGGGGCGAAACCCGGACCAACCTCCGCTGGGCACAAAAGCTGGGCATCCCGCTCATCCATCTTTCCGGAACCGACCTCGACGCCCTGCCCCAACCCGACATCATCGTGGACGGCCTGCTGGGCACCGGCTTCCAGGGAACGCTTCGGGAGGACGTCCTGGGCATTGTGCGGGCCATCAACCGCCTGGGCCAACGGGCCTTCGTCCTGTCCGTGGACATCCCTTCCGGGCTGAACGGGCTCACCGGCCGCCCCCAGCCCGACGCGGTGCGGGCCGACGCCACAGCCACATTCCAGTCGCCCAAGCTCGGGCTGGTCATGCCCGAGGCCGCGCCCTTCACCGGCGCGCTGCACGTCTGCCCCATCGGCATTCCCCTGAAGGTCCAGGAGGACAACCCGGTCAGGCATCATCTCATCACGGGCCGCATCATGGAGACCCTGCCCGCTCCCGTCCGGGACATGCACAAGGGCAAAGCCGGGCATGTCCTTGTGGTCGGCGGCAGCTTCGGATTGACCGGCGCACCGCATCTGGCCGCGCTGGCAGCCCTGCGCAGCGGGGCCGGACTGGCGACAGTTGCCTGCCCGGCCGGGCTGGCCGATGCCGTCAAGGGCGGCTCGCCCGACATCATGACCCTGCCCCTGGGCCGGGACGTCGCCTGGACGAGGGACATGGCCGATGCCGTCAAGACCGAACTGCACCGCTTCGACGCCGTGGTCATCGGCCCGGGACTGGGCCGGGAGCCGGACGCGATGGCCTTAGCCCTGGACCTGACGGCTTCGTGCGACGCCCCCATGGTCGTGGACGCGGACGCGCTCTTCGCCCTGGCAGCTTTTCCCGAGCACCTCAAGGCGCTACCCGAAACGAGCGTACTGACGCCCCATCCGGGAGAAATGGCCCGGCTTCTCGGTCTGGAAACTTCCGAAGTCCAGTCCGACCGGCTCGAAGCCGCCGACCGTTTCCTCGCCGAATGCGACGCCACCCTGGTTCTCAAGGGCGCGGGCACGCTGGTCGCCGACCGGGGCATGGCCTGCGTCTCGCCCTTTGCCGAGCCCAATCTTTCCGTGGGCGGCTCCGGCGACGTCCTGTCCGGCGTCATCGGCGCCCTGCTCGCCGGGGGACTTCCGCCCCTGCACGCGGCCTGCGCGGGTGTCTTCTGGCATGGCCTCGCGGGCCGCGCCCTCAAACATGAATTTCCCGCACGCGGCAATCTCGCGTCCGAAATCGCCAACATGCTGCCCAACGCGGCGGCATCCTTCACCAAGGAGCTTGAAACATGCTGA
- a CDS encoding CBS domain-containing protein, with protein MLTAKDIMTTECITFTPETDITVAARTLLEKKINGAPVMEGDEVVGVLCQSDLVAQQKKVTLPSFFTLLDGVFPLSSHDELEREMTKVAALKVGDAMTPAPTFVHPDTSIEDVATMMANEKLYTLPVVENGKLKGVVGKEDVLKTLLTD; from the coding sequence ATGCTGACAGCCAAAGACATCATGACCACCGAATGCATCACCTTCACCCCGGAAACCGACATCACCGTCGCGGCCAGGACCCTGCTCGAAAAGAAGATCAACGGCGCGCCGGTCATGGAAGGCGACGAAGTCGTGGGCGTGCTCTGCCAGTCCGATCTGGTGGCCCAGCAGAAAAAAGTCACCCTGCCCTCCTTCTTCACCCTGCTGGACGGAGTCTTTCCCCTGTCCTCCCACGATGAACTGGAACGCGAGATGACCAAGGTCGCCGCTCTCAAGGTAGGCGACGCCATGACCCCGGCCCCGACCTTCGTCCATCCGGATACGTCCATCGAGGACGTGGCCACCATGATGGCCAACGAAAAGCTCTACACGCTGCCCGTCGTCGAAAACGGCAAACTGAAGGGCGTGGTCGGCAAGGAAGACGTCCTCAAAACCCTTCTCACGGATTAG
- the tsaE gene encoding tRNA (adenosine(37)-N6)-threonylcarbamoyltransferase complex ATPase subunit type 1 TsaE, which yields MSLKLHLPDSDATVALGRRLASLLSGMDTPPALLLQGDLGSGKTTLVRGFVESLPGAESAEVSSPSFNICNLYPTTPGVAHFDLYRLEGMSPDDALFDSFEDPETITIVEWIQFLPEEMWPSEALFLEWTPSDTGRSLVLRAMGKTARDVVDALRP from the coding sequence GTGAGCCTGAAACTGCATCTTCCCGACAGCGACGCCACCGTGGCCCTGGGCCGACGGCTGGCGTCCCTGCTGTCCGGAATGGACACCCCACCGGCTTTGCTCTTGCAAGGCGACCTCGGATCGGGCAAAACCACGTTGGTAAGGGGTTTCGTGGAATCCCTGCCCGGCGCGGAATCAGCGGAGGTCTCAAGCCCGAGCTTCAACATCTGCAACCTGTATCCGACAACGCCCGGCGTTGCCCACTTCGATCTCTACCGGCTTGAGGGAATGTCCCCGGACGACGCCCTGTTCGATTCCTTCGAAGACCCGGAGACGATCACCATAGTGGAGTGGATACAGTTCCTGCCTGAGGAAATGTGGCCCTCCGAGGCCCTTTTCCTGGAGTGGACCCCGTCGGACACTGGACGAAGCCTCGTTCTGCGTGCCATGGGAAAAACGGCGCGGGACGTCGTCGACGCCTTGCGGCCCTGA